In Brevundimonas subvibrioides, a genomic segment contains:
- a CDS encoding ferredoxin--NADP reductase, which produces MTDTASAPPPKSSAFHELEVLSVRRWTEGLFSFRVARPEDFRFRSGEFVMIGLPGEDGGKPILRAYSIASPAWDEELEFLSIAVPDGPLTSRLVRIEPGDTVLMGKKPTGTLVLDALTGGQTLWLIGTGTGLAPWLSVARDPDTYARFGRVIVCHTVRNVADLAYRDFFTSGIHDDPLIGEEAAAQLTYYPTVTREAFETPGRITDRITSGAVFADLGLPAGFSPERDRVMLCGSMAMIKETAELLEGFGLKEGSNAEPGDYVLERAFVG; this is translated from the coding sequence ATGACCGACACCGCCTCCGCCCCGCCGCCGAAATCTTCGGCCTTCCATGAACTGGAGGTTTTGTCCGTCCGCCGCTGGACCGAGGGCCTGTTCAGCTTCCGCGTCGCCCGGCCCGAGGACTTCCGCTTCCGTTCCGGCGAGTTCGTGATGATCGGCCTGCCGGGCGAGGACGGCGGTAAGCCGATCCTGCGCGCCTATTCGATCGCCAGCCCGGCATGGGACGAGGAGTTGGAGTTCCTCTCCATCGCCGTGCCCGACGGCCCCCTGACCTCACGCCTGGTCAGGATCGAGCCGGGCGACACCGTCCTGATGGGCAAGAAGCCCACCGGCACCCTGGTGCTGGATGCCCTGACCGGCGGCCAGACCCTGTGGCTGATCGGCACGGGCACGGGCCTGGCTCCCTGGCTCAGCGTGGCGCGGGATCCCGACACCTATGCCCGGTTCGGCCGCGTCATCGTCTGCCATACAGTGCGCAATGTCGCCGACCTGGCATACCGCGACTTCTTCACCTCGGGCATCCACGACGATCCCCTGATCGGCGAGGAGGCGGCGGCCCAGCTGACCTACTATCCGACCGTGACCCGCGAGGCCTTCGAGACGCCCGGCCGCATCACGGACCGCATCACGTCCGGCGCAGTCTTCGCCGATCTGGGTCTGCCCGCCGGGTTCTCGCCGGAGCGAGACCGCGTGATGCTCTGCGGCTCCATGGCCATGATCAAGGAAACCGCCGAACTGCTGGAAGGCTTCGGCCTGAAGGAAGGCTCGAACGCCGAGCCCGGCGACTATGTCCTGGAGC
- a CDS encoding SemiSWEET family sugar transporter produces the protein MSDWIATAFGTAAALCSITSFAPQMIKIWKERDASSVSLRTYALTVTCFVLWVVYGVLTEAWPVTIANACALLMAAGVLGMKWRFRDGDPETTGR, from the coding sequence ATGAGCGACTGGATCGCGACGGCCTTCGGTACCGCCGCGGCCCTGTGCTCGATCACCAGTTTCGCGCCGCAGATGATCAAGATCTGGAAGGAGCGGGACGCGTCGTCCGTGTCGCTGCGGACCTATGCGCTGACCGTGACCTGTTTCGTGCTGTGGGTGGTCTATGGCGTGCTGACCGAGGCCTGGCCAGTGACGATCGCCAATGCCTGCGCCCTGCTGATGGCCGCCGGCGTTCTGGGCATGAAGTGGCGGTTCCGGGACGGGGATCCGGAAACGACCGGACGCTAG
- the mntR gene encoding manganese-binding transcriptional regulator MntR, with translation MVQVPGAARRAAAFRRMRDARSSEVAEDYVELVGDLIAEHGSARLTDLADCLGVAPATAAKALQRLQRDGLVETKPYRAITLTEAGETMAAASRERHRIVHEFLTALGVSGETAEADAEGIEHHVSPETLALFQKMTEQLRSGR, from the coding sequence GTGGTCCAGGTTCCCGGTGCCGCCAGACGAGCCGCCGCCTTTCGACGGATGCGGGATGCCCGCTCCAGCGAGGTGGCGGAAGATTACGTCGAACTGGTCGGCGACCTGATCGCGGAACACGGCTCGGCGCGGCTGACCGATCTGGCCGACTGCCTCGGCGTGGCCCCCGCGACAGCAGCCAAGGCACTGCAGCGGCTGCAGCGGGATGGACTGGTCGAGACAAAGCCCTATCGCGCCATCACCCTGACCGAGGCCGGAGAAACGATGGCGGCGGCGTCGCGCGAGCGGCACCGGATCGTGCACGAATTCCTGACAGCGCTCGGCGTCAGCGGGGAGACGGCCGAGGCCGATGCCGAGGGCATCGAGCACCATGTCAGCCCCGAAACCCTGGCCCTGTTCCAGAAGATGACCGAGCAACTGCGCAGCGGTCGCTGA
- a CDS encoding pectate lyase family protein — MTQTVTSRILSMGPGVAALVAIAACAHAGPRPTPAPEAVVAFPGAAGAGRISMGGRGGAVVRVTNLNDSGPGSLRAAVETEGPRTVVFDIGGTIHLLTPLRIREPRITLAGQTAPGGGITLRGQPLLISADDVVVRYIRSRLGDADRVETDAVTIDRGSRIILDHVSASWSVDETLSIGSRDRVIDAVTVQWSVIAESLNLSTHSKGDHGYGSLVRGNRGAHFTFHHNLWASHRARMPRPGNYLSPDVDPVGARFEFTNNVFYNWGQGHAGYNSDKEPATVSTYAFVANAYRRGPDSTGAIIFEEESTAAHAWFDANSIGGVVPGDPWEAVTGDDTPGYRLTALPDWATPATETAEQAYASVLARAGASHVRDAVDTRILAGVADGTGRIIDSQSDVGGWPDLAPGTPWTDTDGDGMPDDWETAEGHDPRAADGTADRDGDGYTNLEDWLNSLAG; from the coding sequence ATGACGCAGACCGTCACCAGTCGCATCCTGTCGATGGGCCCCGGTGTGGCAGCGCTTGTGGCGATCGCGGCCTGCGCGCATGCCGGTCCCCGACCGACACCGGCACCCGAAGCCGTCGTCGCCTTTCCCGGGGCCGCGGGTGCCGGCCGCATCTCGATGGGCGGACGCGGCGGTGCCGTCGTCCGGGTCACCAACCTGAACGACTCCGGCCCGGGCAGCCTGCGTGCCGCCGTGGAGACCGAAGGGCCGCGCACTGTCGTCTTCGACATCGGCGGGACCATTCACCTGCTGACACCCCTGCGCATCCGCGAGCCGCGCATCACCCTCGCGGGCCAGACTGCGCCCGGCGGCGGTATCACCCTGCGCGGCCAGCCGCTGCTGATCTCGGCCGACGATGTCGTGGTCCGCTATATCCGCTCCCGCCTCGGTGACGCCGACCGGGTCGAGACCGACGCCGTCACCATCGACCGGGGCAGCCGCATCATCCTCGACCATGTCTCCGCCTCCTGGTCGGTGGACGAGACCCTGTCGATCGGCAGCCGGGACCGGGTCATCGACGCCGTGACCGTCCAGTGGTCGGTCATCGCCGAAAGCCTGAACCTGTCGACCCATTCCAAGGGGGACCACGGCTATGGCTCCCTCGTGCGCGGCAATCGCGGGGCGCACTTCACCTTCCACCACAATCTTTGGGCCAGCCACCGGGCGCGGATGCCCCGCCCCGGCAACTATCTGAGCCCGGATGTCGACCCCGTCGGGGCGCGGTTCGAGTTCACCAACAACGTCTTCTACAACTGGGGCCAGGGTCATGCCGGCTACAACTCCGACAAGGAACCCGCGACCGTCTCGACCTATGCCTTCGTCGCCAATGCCTATCGCCGGGGCCCGGATTCGACCGGCGCGATCATCTTCGAGGAAGAGAGCACGGCCGCCCACGCCTGGTTCGACGCCAACAGCATCGGCGGCGTCGTGCCCGGCGATCCGTGGGAAGCGGTGACCGGCGACGACACCCCCGGCTACCGCCTGACCGCCCTCCCCGACTGGGCCACCCCCGCCACCGAAACCGCCGAACAGGCCTATGCGTCCGTCCTGGCCAGGGCCGGCGCGTCCCATGTCCGTGACGCCGTCGACACCCGCATCCTGGCCGGCGTCGCGGATGGTACCGGTCGCATCATCGACAGTCAGAGCGACGTCGGCGGCTGGCCCGACCTGGCCCCCGGCACACCCTGGACCGACACCGACGGCGACGGCATGCCCGACGACTGGGAGACCGCCGAGGGTCACGATCCGCGCGCCGCCGACGGCACCGCCGACCGCGACGGCGACGGCTACACCAATCTGGAAGACTGGCTGAACAGCCTGGCCGGCTAG
- a CDS encoding low affinity iron permease family protein, with protein MERLFIRFATLTAKVAGKPWTFIACLMIVLIWAVTGPIFRFSETWQLVINTGTTIITFLMVFLIQNTQNRDGAAMQAKLDELVYAVKKADARFIGIEHLTERELDKILEEVEHRAQEVHAGKPARAIKGKPAVRAEDVEVAEPRAATPAAERKPATRARPKAST; from the coding sequence ATGGAAAGACTGTTCATCCGCTTCGCCACCCTGACCGCCAAGGTCGCGGGCAAGCCCTGGACCTTCATCGCCTGCCTGATGATCGTCCTGATCTGGGCGGTGACCGGGCCGATCTTCAGGTTCAGCGAGACCTGGCAGCTGGTCATCAACACCGGCACGACCATCATCACCTTCCTGATGGTGTTCCTGATCCAGAACACCCAGAACCGCGACGGCGCGGCGATGCAGGCCAAGCTGGACGAGCTGGTCTATGCGGTGAAGAAGGCCGACGCGCGGTTCATCGGTATCGAGCACCTGACCGAGCGCGAACTGGACAAGATCCTGGAAGAGGTCGAGCACCGGGCGCAGGAAGTCCATGCCGGCAAGCCTGCGCGGGCCATCAAGGGCAAACCCGCCGTCCGGGCCGAGGACGTGGAGGTGGCAGAGCCGAGGGCCGCGACCCCCGCCGCCGAACGCAAGCCCGCCACCCGCGCGCGTCCGAAGGCCTCGACATGA
- a CDS encoding S9 family peptidase, with protein MRTVLLVSALVLTAGSALAQTPDPAVLTPERVFSSPSLNGPVAQGVSLSPDGALVAFLRARPDDVSVLDLWAAPTGAGEPFKLIDARALVPDAGELSEAEKARRERMRISQRGVVEYSWDEQGRYILAPLEGDIFLASREGGQVRRLTETPADEIDAKVSPKGNFVSFVRDQDLVVLNLASGDEQAVTSDGEGLITWATAEFIAQEEMDRDTGYWWSPDERFIALQRTDESTVDVVPRLDISGGGASVVEQRYPRAGRPNAVVELYVQDVTANRRVKVDLGDNTDIYLARVNWSQDGKTLYVQRQSRDQKTLDLLSVDPATGTSRVIATQTSDAWVELTDDFKPLKDGGFIWSDESTGWRHLYLYDAAGRKVRALTEGDWPVQTLDGVDEETGRVFFSASMRDGVEAPLERRLFTVALSGGAPVAVTETSGSFTLNDTATAYVTTYSDVDTPPQTALYRADGTFVRWIEENRLDEDHPFWPYRERRMDPEFGTLESHGETLQWMMTKPYGFDPSRTYPVIMQVYGGPSAGGVRAGWQPATNQLLTEAGYIVFRLDNRGEGYRSARFKQALHLRMGQPEIEDQVLAANYLRTLPYVDDARIAMMGWSYGGFMSLRAITEPDMGLAAAAVGAPPTQWNLYDTHYTERFMSTPEANPEGYAAADAIPRLDNLTGRMLLMHGMADDNVILENSTRVIDALQARSIPFEMMLYPGQRHGVRGNERQLQQWQTYLDFLDRTIGSRSHGTSD; from the coding sequence ATGCGCACAGTCCTTCTCGTCTCCGCCCTCGTCCTGACCGCCGGATCGGCGCTCGCTCAAACGCCGGATCCCGCCGTGCTGACGCCGGAGCGGGTGTTTTCCAGTCCAAGCCTGAACGGGCCGGTGGCGCAGGGGGTCAGCCTGTCGCCCGACGGGGCGCTGGTCGCCTTCCTGAGGGCGCGGCCGGACGATGTTTCGGTGCTGGACCTGTGGGCCGCGCCGACGGGGGCGGGCGAACCGTTCAAGCTGATCGACGCGCGCGCCCTGGTGCCCGATGCGGGCGAACTGTCGGAGGCCGAGAAGGCCCGCCGCGAGCGGATGCGGATTTCGCAGCGCGGGGTGGTCGAATACTCGTGGGACGAGCAGGGGCGCTATATCCTGGCCCCGCTGGAAGGCGACATCTTCCTGGCCAGCCGCGAGGGCGGGCAGGTGCGCCGCCTGACCGAGACCCCGGCCGACGAGATCGATGCCAAGGTCAGCCCCAAGGGCAATTTCGTCAGCTTCGTGCGCGACCAGGACCTGGTGGTGCTGAACCTGGCCAGCGGAGACGAGCAAGCGGTCACGAGCGACGGTGAGGGTCTGATCACCTGGGCCACCGCCGAGTTCATCGCCCAGGAGGAGATGGACCGCGACACCGGCTACTGGTGGAGCCCGGACGAGCGGTTCATCGCCCTGCAGAGGACCGATGAATCGACCGTGGACGTCGTGCCCCGGCTGGATATCTCCGGGGGCGGGGCCAGCGTGGTCGAGCAGCGCTATCCCCGTGCCGGCCGACCCAATGCGGTTGTCGAGCTTTATGTTCAGGACGTGACGGCCAACCGGCGGGTCAAGGTCGACCTTGGCGACAACACCGACATCTATCTGGCGCGGGTGAACTGGTCGCAGGACGGAAAGACCCTGTACGTCCAGCGCCAGAGCCGGGACCAGAAGACGCTGGATCTGCTGAGCGTCGATCCGGCGACGGGCACATCGCGGGTGATCGCGACCCAGACCTCCGACGCCTGGGTCGAGCTGACCGACGACTTCAAGCCGCTGAAGGACGGGGGCTTCATCTGGTCGGACGAGAGCACCGGCTGGCGGCACCTGTATCTGTACGACGCCGCGGGCCGGAAGGTGCGGGCCCTGACGGAGGGCGACTGGCCGGTCCAGACGCTGGACGGGGTCGATGAGGAGACCGGCCGGGTCTTCTTCTCCGCCTCGATGCGCGACGGGGTCGAGGCGCCGCTGGAGCGTCGTCTGTTCACCGTGGCCCTTTCGGGCGGGGCGCCGGTCGCGGTCACGGAGACGAGCGGATCGTTCACCCTGAACGACACGGCCACAGCCTATGTCACCACCTATTCCGACGTCGATACGCCACCGCAGACCGCGCTTTACCGCGCCGACGGGACCTTCGTGCGCTGGATCGAAGAGAACAGGCTGGATGAGGATCATCCGTTCTGGCCGTACCGCGAGCGGCGGATGGACCCGGAATTCGGGACGCTGGAAAGCCACGGCGAGACCCTGCAGTGGATGATGACCAAGCCCTATGGCTTCGACCCGAGCAGGACCTATCCCGTCATCATGCAGGTGTATGGCGGGCCGTCGGCGGGCGGGGTGCGGGCGGGATGGCAGCCGGCGACCAATCAACTGTTGACTGAGGCCGGATACATCGTGTTCCGGCTGGACAACCGCGGCGAGGGCTATCGCTCGGCGCGGTTCAAACAGGCCCTGCATCTGCGTATGGGACAGCCTGAGATCGAGGATCAGGTTCTGGCGGCCAACTATCTGAGAACACTGCCCTATGTCGATGACGCCCGCATCGCGATGATGGGCTGGTCCTATGGCGGGTTCATGAGCCTGCGGGCCATTACCGAGCCGGATATGGGGCTGGCGGCGGCGGCGGTGGGGGCACCTCCGACCCAGTGGAACCTGTACGACACCCACTACACCGAGCGGTTCATGTCGACGCCGGAAGCGAATCCGGAGGGCTATGCGGCGGCGGATGCGATTCCGCGGCTCGACAACCTGACGGGCCGGATGCTGCTGATGCACGGGATGGCGGACGACAACGTGATCCTGGAGAACTCGACCCGGGTGATCGATGCCTTGCAGGCCAGGTCCATCCCGTTCGAGATGATGCTCTATCCAGGCCAGCGCCACGGGGTGCGCGGCAATGAGCGCCAGCTTCAGCAGTGGCAGACGTATCTGGACTTCCTCGACCGGACCATCGGGTCGCGGTCGCACGGGACGTCCGATTAG
- a CDS encoding amidase, producing MAAAAAADAAASAAAAAASTSNEADERWSPRCVRYIDVSVRGYCAIDENGTNAVIRWADVQGLDSSVSRQIMGLPILLKDNIETRDMPTTAGSLALLDNAPGRDAPLVARLRAAGAVILGKTNLSEWANIRSSASVSGWSAVGGQTRNPHALDRNTCGSSSGSGAAVAAGLAPAAIGTETDGSIVCPAAINGIVGFKPTVGMVSRTHIVPISHSQDTAGPMTRTVEDAAIVLSVIAGSDPADPATAEADARKVDFRAALDAGSLRGTRIGVARFLTGYSAGTDRVFEANLQALRDAGAVLVEITEGPDMEAIGEAEGTVLHYELKADLNAYLASTDPTQVKTRTLADVIAFNDATPREMGLFGQETFIAAEATTGLNTPEYIAARETSLRLAGVEGIDKMLSENNVVALVAPTVGPAWSIDAVNGDHYLGAASTLPAVAGYPHLTVPMGFVQGLPVGISFIGTKWDDARILSLGYAYEQATHAIRPPTFARSADDLPDLAPLLAPHGR from the coding sequence ATAGCCGCTGCCGCAGCAGCGGATGCGGCCGCCTCGGCCGCTGCAGCGGCCGCTTCGACCTCGAATGAAGCTGACGAACGTTGGTCACCGCGATGTGTCCGGTACATTGATGTCAGCGTTAGGGGCTACTGCGCGATTGACGAAAATGGCACGAACGCTGTTATCAGATGGGCCGACGTGCAGGGTCTCGACTCCTCGGTAAGCCGGCAGATCATGGGCTTGCCGATCCTTCTCAAGGACAACATCGAAACGCGCGACATGCCGACCACCGCCGGATCGCTGGCGCTGCTCGACAACGCCCCCGGCCGGGACGCGCCTCTGGTCGCCCGCCTCCGCGCGGCCGGGGCGGTGATCCTGGGCAAGACCAATCTGTCGGAATGGGCCAACATCCGCTCCTCGGCCTCCGTGTCCGGCTGGAGCGCGGTGGGGGGACAGACGCGCAATCCGCATGCGCTGGACCGGAACACCTGCGGCTCGTCCTCGGGCAGCGGGGCGGCGGTGGCGGCGGGGCTGGCACCGGCGGCGATCGGAACCGAGACAGACGGGTCGATCGTCTGTCCGGCGGCGATCAACGGCATCGTCGGCTTCAAGCCCACGGTCGGCATGGTCAGCCGCACCCATATCGTGCCGATCAGCCATTCGCAGGACACGGCCGGGCCGATGACCCGCACGGTCGAGGACGCAGCTATCGTCCTGTCGGTCATCGCGGGATCCGACCCCGCCGACCCCGCGACGGCGGAGGCCGATGCGCGGAAGGTCGACTTCCGGGCGGCGCTGGATGCTGGGTCGCTGAGGGGCACGCGGATCGGGGTGGCGCGCTTCCTGACGGGCTACTCCGCCGGGACGGACCGGGTATTCGAGGCGAATCTGCAGGCGCTGCGCGATGCGGGCGCGGTGCTGGTCGAGATCACCGAGGGGCCCGACATGGAGGCCATCGGGGAGGCCGAGGGCACAGTGCTGCACTACGAGCTGAAGGCCGACCTGAACGCCTATCTGGCCTCGACCGATCCCACCCAGGTGAAGACGCGGACCCTGGCCGACGTGATCGCCTTCAACGACGCCACGCCGCGTGAGATGGGCTTGTTCGGGCAGGAGACCTTCATTGCGGCGGAAGCCACGACCGGGCTGAACACGCCGGAGTATATCGCGGCGCGCGAGACCTCGCTGCGGCTGGCGGGGGTCGAAGGGATCGACAAGATGTTGAGCGAGAACAATGTCGTGGCGCTGGTGGCTCCGACGGTGGGGCCGGCCTGGTCGATCGATGCGGTCAACGGCGACCACTATCTGGGGGCGGCGTCCACCCTGCCGGCGGTGGCGGGCTATCCGCACCTGACCGTGCCGATGGGCTTCGTCCAGGGGTTGCCGGTCGGGATCAGCTTCATCGGCACGAAGTGGGACGACGCGCGGATCCTGTCGCTGGGATACGCCTATGAACAGGCGACCCATGCGATCCGGCCGCCGACGTTTGCGCGCTCGGCCGACGACCTGCCGGACCTGGCTCCGCTGCTGGCCCCGCACGGTCGTTAG